The following DNA comes from Acidobacteriota bacterium.
CACCTGCTGCTGGGCGAAGCTGAAGCCTGCGCCGAAGAGCGAAAACATGGTCAAAGCGAAGAGAGGGGGAGAGAGCTGAACGGGTTGTTCCGCCGGATCGTACGCATCATGGACTCCCCTCCTGGTTACGGAACGTTCTGCACTCGAGGATAACGGTACGCCGGTGGGTGGGAGGAGCAAAGCTCTTCTTGGAAAGTGCCACGGCAGGCGATGTAAGTCCGGTGGCTGTCGTGTGGTGATCGTTTGTCGGGGATTCGGATCGTGTTCCAGATGCACGTTGAGGAGAGGGCTGGCTTCGCTCACCACGTCTCCTACGAGTTAGCGGGATGGGTTTGCGCGGGGTGTGCTGCGTGGGGCGGGGCGCGCGGGGGATGGGGAAGGGTGGCGGGGATCGGTTACGATTGGCGTCGGAGGAGATCGCTTCGTGCTCAGCATCCAAGTGGAGATTCCCGGTCAGGCCAAGCCCGTCACTTGCTCGACCCGTTTCGAGGATCTCGGCATCGGTGACCGCCTGCTGGTGGAGATCGACGGCAAGACGACCTTCGCCTGGGTGGTGCGGGTGCCCCTCGAACTGGAGTGGGGCGAGCGCAAGCCCCGGGGCAAGGTGCTGCGCCGCGCCAGCAGGGCCGACGAAGAACGCCAGTCCCACATCGAGGCCCGGCGCCAGGAGTGGCTGGAGATCGCCCGGGAGATGGTCCTCGAGCATGGGCTGCCCATGCGGGTGCTGCGCGCGGATCTGACCCCCTCGGGGGGAAAGGTCACCTTTTACTTCGTGGCGGAGGGCCGGGTGGACTTTCGGGCCCTGGTGCGCGACATGGCGCGGCGCCTGAGGGCCCGGGTGGAGTTGCGGCAGATCGGCGTGCGCGACGCCACGGTGCTGCAGGGCGGCGTGGGCCACTGCGGCCAGTCCCTGTGCTGCGCGCGGTTTCTCGACGGTTTCGCGCCGGTTTCCATGCGCATGGCCAAGGCCCAGGGCCTGCCCCTCAACCCGTCGAAGATCTCCGGCCAGTGTGGCCGGCTGATGTGCTGCCTGCGCTATGAACTCGAAGGTCCGGATCAAGGCGGCAAGGCCCGGCGCAAGGGGGCGCGGCGTTGCTCGGGTGGTGGCTGCAAAGGGGGAGGGTGCGCCCAGAAGCGTTCCTCCCGCCCGGATCCGGCGGGCCCATCCGGCGGGGAGAGGCCTCCCACGAAACCGTCATGAGGCCCTCGACCCGCTGGGCCCTGATCGCCGCGGCGGTGCTCGCGGGAGTGGGTGGGGCCGCAGTCTACCTGGCGGAACTCTCCGTGCCTCCGCCTCCCGCCGCCGGCTGTCGCCAGGAGCTGAGCCTGATCGACGACGATGGCTCGGAGCTGCCGGCGGCTGTCTACCGCTGCGAGGCGGCCACCTCCCGACGTCCGGCGATGCTGGTCTGGGCCGACACCCCTCGCCGGGCCCGCCCGGCGGTCCGGGCCTTCGACTTCTGGGCGCGGGGGGGGCGCTCCCTGTGGGTGGTCGAGACTCCGCCGCGTCCCGACGCCCTCGAGCGACAGGTCCTCGCTGCCCTCGAGATGCTGGCCGAAGATCCCTGGGTCGATCCCGCCGGGATCACCCTGGTCGGCGGGGCCTCCCTGCTGCCCCTGGCGGCGGAGCCGCCGGGGCGGGTGCGCGTGGTGCTGGTGCTCGAAGGGGGGAGCACGGCCGTTTCGGGAACGGCCGACGGTGTGGAAGTGGTGGCCGGCGGCTGGAACTCCGAGACGCTCGGCGCCCTGGCCGAGCGTCTGGCCGACTGACGGTGCTCAGCTCACCCTGGCGCCCGGCGCCAGATCGCCGTCCAGGGTCAGCAGGTGGGGCCGGCCATCCTCGCCGGTGGCCGCCAGCAGCATGCCCTCGGAGATCTGGCCCCGCAGGCGCGCAGGCTTGAGGTTGGCCACCACGACGATGGTGCGTCCCACCAACTCTGCGGGCTCGTAGGCCTCGGCGATACCGGCGATGATCTGCCGCTGTTCAGCGCCCAGATCCACCTGCAAGCGCAGCAGGCGGTCGGCCTCGGGGTGGGGCTCGGCGACAAGGATGCGCCCGGCGCGCAACTCCACGCTGCCCACCTGGTCGATGGAGATCAGTCCTTCATCCCGGTTCACGCCTCATTCCTCCGTGTCTTTCCGGCGGCCTTCTTCGAAGGCCTGGTGGGCGGCCCGCCGTACCCGGTCCACTCCGAGGCCGGTGGAGCGGGCAAGGTCCAGGCAGTCCTCGAATTCGGGAACGCCCCGCAGCACGTGACCGGCGCTGTCCAGGGCGCGCTTGATGCGTACCGTGCCCCAAGGCGTTTCCACGGGCATCGTATCCCGGGCCCACTCCAGTCGCTCCTCCTCCCGCACTCGCACGCCCAGGGTGGGGCTGGCCCGCAGCAGCACCTGGGCCAGCCGGCGGCTTTCCCCGGCGGGAGTGATCACGGTCAGCAGGAAGCCCGGACGGCCCTTCTTCATCGACAGGGGCTGGGTCCACACGTCCAGGGCGCCGGCGGCCCACAGCGCCTCGGCCAGGGGAGGCAGATCCTGGGGGGAGATGTCGTCCAGGGCGGTGGTCACCACTCCCACCCGCCGTCGCAGGGGCGCGGCCGGTCCGGGAGCCTGGCCCAGCAGGCCCCGCAGCACGTTGGCCAGACCCGGATCGTCCCGGCCCCCCGCCCCGTGGCCCGAACCCTCCACCTGCAGGGCCGGGACGGTGCCGAAGTCGTCCACCACCGCCCTGAGCAAGGCCGCTCCGGTGGGTGTGATCAGTTCCTTGTCGATGGGCCCCCCCTCGATTTCGAGGCCTTCGAGAAGGACACTGACGGCAGGTACCGGCACCGGCAGCAGGCCGTGAGCGCAGCGTATCTGTCCGCCGCCCACCCGCAGGGGCGTGCTGCAGCTCACCGTGGTGATCTCCAGGGCGTCGAGCCCCAGGCAGGTGCCCAGGATGTCCACCAGGGCGTCGTCGGCGCCCGCCTCGTGGAGGTGGACCTTTTCCACCGGACAGCCGTGAACCCGGGCCTCGGCGGCGAAGAGGGCCTCGAGGGTGCGCCGGGCCCGGCAGGCGGCCCGCTCACCCAGCTCCGCCCGCTCCACCATGGCCAGCATCTCGCCCAGGTGGCGGTGATGCCCGTGGGGGGCGGGGGCTCCGGCCTGCTCTCCGGGCGGCTCTTCCCAGCCGCCGACCACCACGTGAACCTTGGTCGCCGCGATGGCGCCGCGGCGCACGCTTTCCCGGCGCAGTTCCACACCCTCGAGGCCCAGGCGGCGGACCAGGGCTTCGATCTCCTCCAGCTCCAGCCCCAGGTCCACCAGCAGGCCGAGCCACATGTCACCGGCTACGCCCCCGACCGGATCGATGTGCAGATGTCGATTCATGGCGATGGGTCTCCGGGCTCCACCAGCCGTGGCAGAGCGGTGGCGGCGGTCTCCCGCAGCCGGTCGTGGGCCACGGAACTCAGGGCCGTTTCCCGGGGATTGATTTCGACCACCCGTGCTCCCGCCGAGTGAGCGATACGGGCCAGGGAAGCGGCGGGCTCCACCACCCCCGATGTGCCCACCACGAGGAAGAGCTCCGCCCGGCGCGCGGCCCGCTCGGCGGCTGCGAAGGGGGCGGGGGGAAGGGGCTCACCGAACCACACCACCCCCGGCCGCAGTCGGGCGCCGCAGGGGCAGGGGGGAGGCAGGGGGCGCGGGAGAGGGACCCGGCGGTCTTCCCGGTCCACGCCGCACTCTCTCTCGCAGCGCAGGCGCCAGATGTTGCCGTGGAGTTCGTGGACCCCGGTGGAGCCGGCGAGCTGGTGGAGGCCATCGACGTTCTGGGTGACGAGGGTCAGTTCGGGGACGATACTCTCGAGTCGCGCCAGGGCTCGATGGCCGGCGTTGGGCCGGCAGCGGGCCAGGTTGGCCCGGCGGGCATCGTAGAACTCCCAGACCATCACCGGATCGGCCGCGAAGGCCTCGGGCGTGGCCACCTCCTCCGGCCGCCGTCCTTCCCACAGGCCGTCGGCGTCGCGGAAGGTGGGTACCCCCGATTCGGCGGAAATCCCCGCCCCGGTCATCACCGCCACTCGGCGGGCCGTGACCAGGGCCCGGGCCAGAGACGGCTGCGAGTCGCTCATCGTCGTCCTCCTGCGGCGATTGTAGGGGGAGCGGGTGAGCCCAGCGAACTCCGCAGCCGTCGGCGGGCCGGGGGATGTATGGAGGGCCCGGGCCTCTTCCAGGGGCTCCGGGGAGTGCCCGGCCGTCGTCCGGGGAGGGGGGGCGATCAGCAGGCGAGGTGGATCAGGGTGCGGGATTCCACCACGTCCTCGCCGTAGAGCTTGCCTTCGTAGCCGGGGATCCGGAGTTGAGCGCCGTCGATGCGGGCGGGCACGGCCAGCAGGGTCAGGGGGACCCCGTTCGGGGGGGGCGTGCCGGCGAGGCGGGCCACCTCGGCGATGCGGGTCGGATCCAGGCGGGCGCCGAAAGGAGGCGGATTCGGCAGGTCCTGTTCCACCTCCCAGGTGTCGAGACGCTGCGCGGCGACGCGGCTGAGGGTCAGGGGGCGACCGGAGTAGAACGCCGGCATCACCGCCGGCGCCTCGACCCAGAAGGGCAGGTGGATCAGGGCGCCTTCGCCGGACGGGGGTCCGATCACCCGGGCGGTTTCGATGGCCACCAGCCCCTGTCCCGAACAGAGGTAGGCCGCGCGGCAAGGGCGACAGAAGGCTACACGGTCGATGGCACGGCCGCTGAGGTCACCGCTGCAGCGGGGACAGAGCAGGGGGACGAAGCGGGCGGCCTTCATCGCCGGCGCTCCCCGCGGCGGTGGATCCAGCGGCGCAGGCTCACCACAGAGAGACTCGCCGCGGCCAGGGCGGCCCCCAGGAGGCGCAGGCGGAAGCCCGTGGCGTCGGCGTCGGCCAGGGCTTGCGGTGGCAGCAGGGCCAGGCGTGCCGTCGCGGCGCTCAGGCAGCCGGCGGCGAGGGAGGCGATCAGCACCAGCCGACGATCGTGCAGCCGGTCGCCGCTCGCGGGCAGGCGCAGCCCTACCACCCGGCCGCGGATGGCATCCACAGCGGCGCTGCCACGGCGCCGGCCCACCTGGAAGCGGATCAGGTGGAGGGGGTAGAACAGAAGTCCGACTTCCCGGGCCAGTACGGAGGTCTCGCTGAAGGCCTCCTCGAGCCCGGCACACAGGCCCTCGCGCACACGTTCGAGCAGGCGGCCGGCCTCGGCCTCGGCCTCGTCTCGTCGAAGCAGCGGGTCGAGCACGGTGCCCTGGCGGCGCACGTCGGGGTGGAAGACCTGCACGACGCCCAGTTGTTCGAGGGGCAGGCCGGCTCCCAGACCGCCGCTTCCCTGTCGCCGCCCGTCGAGAGTGGGGACACCGAACTCTTCGAGCGGGCAGGCGGAGATCACGGCCAGGTGGTCCCGCTGGATCTCCCGGGTCACCTTTTCCCGTCCATCGTCGACTTCGGTCCACTGGTAGGCCGTGTTGCCGTTTTCGAGGATCGTGCGTTCGAGCACCCGCCGGGAACGTCGCCGCAATCCGGAGAGATGGCCCGCCAGCAGGCTGCGTATCCTCCAGAAGGGCGCGAAGATCAACTCGCTGTCGTGGAGGCGGAAGGGGCCGGACAGGTCTTCCTGCCCCAGGGCCTCTTCCACGGCCCGCGCGGCGAAGTCGGCATCCACGGCCGGCAGGGCCACCAGCCGCCCGGCGCCCGCCGCGTCTTCGATGCGACCGAGCACACCGCAGTCCGGGCAGCGGGCCAGGAAACCCGCTCCCCCCTCCGGATCGGGACTGCCCCCGCAGCGGGGGCAGGCGACGGCTTCCAGCCGCCGGGTCGCGGGGGTCAGGAGCCGACTCACCACCGCTCGGCCCTCCACCAGAGCCAGGCTCCCAGCATCGTGGCGGCCACCGCGGAAAGGGGCAGCGGCAGCAGCAGTCCCGCTCCCGTGCCGCCGGCCAGGCCCACGGTCAGCGCCCGCTCCAGGCCCCGGTGATCGTCGCCCGCTCCCTGGCCCAACTCGCCGGGCAGGATGACCTGGGCATCGACGGCGTCGACCCAGGCGGCGGTCTCTTCGTCGCCCCGGCTGAGAGGGACGCGGAAAAAGGGATAGAACACCACCGAGGCCCCGGCCGGCGGCTC
Coding sequences within:
- the ricT gene encoding regulatory iron-sulfur-containing complex subunit RicT, with product MLSIQVEIPGQAKPVTCSTRFEDLGIGDRLLVEIDGKTTFAWVVRVPLELEWGERKPRGKVLRRASRADEERQSHIEARRQEWLEIAREMVLEHGLPMRVLRADLTPSGGKVTFYFVAEGRVDFRALVRDMARRLRARVELRQIGVRDATVLQGGVGHCGQSLCCARFLDGFAPVSMRMAKAQGLPLNPSKISGQCGRLMCCLRYELEGPDQGGKARRKGARRCSGGGCKGGGCAQKRSSRPDPAGPSGGERPPTKPS
- the metG gene encoding methionine--tRNA ligase subunit beta, with translation MNRDEGLISIDQVGSVELRAGRILVAEPHPEADRLLRLQVDLGAEQRQIIAGIAEAYEPAELVGRTIVVVANLKPARLRGQISEGMLLAATGEDGRPHLLTLDGDLAPGARVS
- the larC gene encoding nickel pincer cofactor biosynthesis protein LarC, whose translation is MNRHLHIDPVGGVAGDMWLGLLVDLGLELEEIEALVRRLGLEGVELRRESVRRGAIAATKVHVVVGGWEEPPGEQAGAPAPHGHHRHLGEMLAMVERAELGERAACRARRTLEALFAAEARVHGCPVEKVHLHEAGADDALVDILGTCLGLDALEITTVSCSTPLRVGGGQIRCAHGLLPVPVPAVSVLLEGLEIEGGPIDKELITPTGAALLRAVVDDFGTVPALQVEGSGHGAGGRDDPGLANVLRGLLGQAPGPAAPLRRRVGVVTTALDDISPQDLPPLAEALWAAGALDVWTQPLSMKKGRPGFLLTVITPAGESRRLAQVLLRASPTLGVRVREEERLEWARDTMPVETPWGTVRIKRALDSAGHVLRGVPEFEDCLDLARSTGLGVDRVRRAAHQAFEEGRRKDTEE
- a CDS encoding NAD-dependent protein deacylase, with protein sequence MSDSQPSLARALVTARRVAVMTGAGISAESGVPTFRDADGLWEGRRPEEVATPEAFAADPVMVWEFYDARRANLARCRPNAGHRALARLESIVPELTLVTQNVDGLHQLAGSTGVHELHGNIWRLRCERECGVDREDRRVPLPRPLPPPCPCGARLRPGVVWFGEPLPPAPFAAAERAARRAELFLVVGTSGVVEPAASLARIAHSAGARVVEINPRETALSSVAHDRLRETAATALPRLVEPGDPSP